One Cydia fagiglandana chromosome 11, ilCydFagi1.1, whole genome shotgun sequence genomic region harbors:
- the LOC134668885 gene encoding uncharacterized protein LOC134668885, protein MADTLESGSEGAGEAGEATTPHGIVKCLKLPLPDNILAYLEKRELVRDDQIKPCNSLAEKVTSNYIIAKEIISNLCWQEKMLAKLVCSTWLSAVHTLEREQLSPADFVMDLHSCCSSRVGIEYKKSANFATEPLAVLTFANTAGFNITCKCKVICPIPCMPPCEKEHCLLDLVQRYVSAPKDCMLTVRAQYLSYMPLPQSVTYEHAITRHMFVRSNPFIGGVYIPKLPDVEFHVINIKSKGDIKSDFYREIDRISETRIFKGVIVYVTEKYLLHSVQDIVFLNYIKEVQPDVPYALGGCIVEDTMFEQSDLNHIVDQVNEGKDFITENLISIGLFTAPKGEDNKEKADRYNFEVYSLIIDTSDWAKSRISSAITEFAGQVPRFEHSVAIKLSCLGRDQKHEVEQDYFRASFPQTRIAGCYGNGELGINHPPRQPEKQNPAKRVRQDTGPHFGIMYSYSTVFMYIGWGKSSAPVEPSASLQKTRSKTQARFRTN, encoded by the exons ATGGCAGACACTCTCGAGTCTGGGAGCGAGGGCGCCGGAGAGGCTGGCGAGGCAACAACACCTCATGGGATTGTGAAATGTCTGAAACTACCACTGCCTGACAACATTTTAGCTTATCTAGAAAAAAGGGAATTAGTAAGGGATGATCAGATTAAGCCTTGTAATAGTTTGGCAGAAAAAGTTACTTCTAATTATATAATAGCCAAAGAAATTATTAGCAACTTGTGCTGGCAGGAGAAGATGCTAGCTAAGCTTGTGTGCAGCACATGGCTTTCTGCTGTACACACATTGGAGCGGGAGCAACTCAGTCCGGCAGACTTTGTTATGGACTTGCATTCTTGCTGCTCGTCTAGAGTGGGGATAGAGTACAAGAAGTCTGCCAACTTTGCTACGGAGCCCTTGGCTGTACTAACCTTTGCGAACACAGCCGGTTTCAACATAACATGCAAATGTAAAGTCATTTGCCCCATTCCTTGTATGCCCCCCTGTGAAAAGGAACATTGCT TGCTGGATCTGGTGCAGAGATATGTCAGTGCTCCAAAAGATTGTATGCTGACTGTGCGAGCTCAGTACCTCTCATACATGCCACTTCCACAGTCTGTAACTTATGAACATGCAATCACTCGCCACATGTTTGTCCGCTCAAATCCATTCATCGGAGGAGTTTACATCCCAAAGCTACCTGATGTAGAATTCCATGTAATAAACATTAAATCTAAAGGAGATATAAAATCTGATTTCTATAGAGAAATAGATAGAATCTCAGAAACTAGAATCTTCAAGGGAGTCATTGTTTATGTAACTGAGAAATATCTTTTGCATTCAGTGCAGGATATAGTtttcttaaattatataaaGGAAGT GCAACCTGATGTTCCATATGCTTTGGGAGGATGCATAGTGGAGGACACAATGTTTGAACAGAGTGATCTAAACCACATTGTAGACCAAGTGAATGAGGGCAAAGACTTCATCACAGAGAATCTCATCTCCATCGGGCTGTTTACAGCACCTAAGGGTGAGGATAATAAGGAGAAGGCTGACAGGTACAACTTTGAAGTGTACTCGCTAATCATTGATACCTCGGACTGGGCCAAGTCAAGAATAAGCAGTGCAATCACTGAG TTCGCAGGACAAGTGCCAAGGTTCGAACACAGCGTGGCAATCAAACTCTCCTGCCTCGGACGCGACCAAAAGCACGAAGTCGAGCAGGACTACTTCCGAGCGTCGTTCCCACAAACTCGCATCGCCGGGTGCTACGGGAACGGCGAGCTCGGCATCAACCACCCGCCGCGCCAGCCCGAGAAACAGAACCCTGCCAAACGCGTCCGCCAAGATACGGGCCCACACTTTGGAATTATGTACTCGTATTCCACAGTCTTCATGTACATTGGGTGGGGTAAGAGCTCAGCGCCTGTGGAACCGTCGGCAAGCCTGCAAAAAACACGCAGCAAGACCCAAGCGCGATTTAGAACGAATTAG
- the LOC134668887 gene encoding protein cornichon homolog 4: MILGETLLFSLSLIDSGAILFLLVYFIITLSDLECDYLNAQECCDKLNYWLLPKYIGHSFMTFLLLLHGQLLLFLLNLPMLIWLTYEYFTIPQGNLGAYDPAEIHNRGQLKKHLRDVMIYVGYYLIFFFIYLYCFIIAILKGDPLNRHADDEIVTEL, from the coding sequence ATGATATTAGGCGAAACTCTGTTGTTTTCTTTGTCTCTCATTGATAGTGGAgcgatattatttttattagtttattttattattaccctATCTGACTTAGAATGTGACTACTTGAACGCTCAAGAATGTTGTGACAAACTAAACTATTGGCTGCTACCAAAATATATAGGACATTCGTTCATGACTTTTCTGTTATTACTGCACGGGCAGCTGCTACTATTCCTGCTAAATCTGCCTATGCTCATATGGTTAACTTACGAATACTTTACTATACCACAAGGTAACCTCGGAGCCTACGATCCAGCCGAAATACACAACCGCGGACAGCTGAAGAAGCACTTGCGCGATGTGATGATCTATGTCGGGTATTACTTGATATTTTTCTTCATTTATCTGTACTGCTTCATAATAGCTATACTAAAAGGCGATCCACTGAATCGCCACGCTGATGACGAGATCGTAACTGAGCTATAG
- the LOC134668882 gene encoding myocardin isoform X2 → MASRQAGGGEPASSPPRVSPPKVVVDDSPLQPAMGKHKESLKVKLMMRRPINQLVAQGIMPPLKTPPAYFEQSKQLERAKTGDLLKAKIQRRPDRQELERRHILEQESHVDPSLAEKQRMLKKARLADALNDQLSHRPGPLELIKKNILHTEQDIETAVKSGTLAFRATSEGASGRPEHPSSYCGPPEDISPSPSPPCLLSPAPSPAPVQHPAPGKADKNRKKTKHKQQQPKARFKFHEYKGPPNAHKAPSPPDSTETPYELLLQQQQLLLQLMPASPAPSSASIASDSSDAYSAPPPPPPPPTPLHVTLHHVPTRYEDMKVSDLRAECKRRNLRVSGPKPQLISRLRPFLLEKGEEPPRSPASVASVASVASPESRSEPEPAEDIVQSQRRQIEELERKLEASRQQLEAVRREAAGAAASDQSRRLLQAHLCVTQLRAQLDALQQPAAPAAAPPPAAPAAPPPRYVLATADAAPDRLVRLFTVAQPAAADAVDPTAAKTANYILNGVKVVPIAILPSPHYEPERAAAPPPPPPPPPMPLPTLHDRNEDMDDVIELLVENGELPPSVVGAAEAQPMRTEFLSDSADAFSPAEVLGDGRTRDSLAADELQRELNDIQNEIMNHADLHAVNGNRCDIDSTTADIDPELNVDLLTNNDFHPDFSSDPTSGDHDDFFGLLSGETDHADETSQTAMDIGEDPPERMAMTPLTNGDILDHTRAGFEDMDDLSLPSFQEDMIQERPCEFDLKEFGIDIGSNMTVDGDAYDYMDTELIPNLFGRGHVPQRDPLLGAVLSRPPPRPARKHYSWDRIEYDAT, encoded by the exons ATGGCTAGCCGCCAGGCGGGCGGCGGCGAGCCGGCAAGCTCGCCGCCGCGCGTGTCGCCGCCGAAGGTGGTCGTGGACGACAGCCCGCTGCAGCCAGCCATGGGCAAACATAAGGAAT CATTGAAGGTGAAGCTGATGATGAGGAGACCCATAAACCAGCTGGTGGCGCAGGGGATCATGCCTC CACTTAAGACGCCACCCGCTTACTTCGAACAGTCGAAGCAACTAGAGAGAGCAAAAACTGGAGATCTGCTAAAAGCCAAAATCCAGCGACGACCAGATCGTCAAGAACTTGAGAGACGGCATATTTTGGAACAG GAGAGCCATGTGGACCCGAGCCTCGCGGAGAAGCAGCGCATGCTCAAGAAGGCTCGGCTCGCGGACGCGCTCAACGACCAGCTGTCGCACCGGCCCGGGCCGCTCGAGCTCATCAAGAAGAACATCCTGCACACCGAGCAGGACATCGAGACCGCCGTCAAGTCCGGCACCCTCGCCTTCCGCGCCACCTCCGAGGGCGCCTCCGGCCGCCCCGAGCACCCCTCCTCCTACTGCGGGCCCCCCGAGGACATCTCCCCCTCGCCCTCCCCGCCCTGCCTCCTCTCCCCCGCGCCCTCCCCGGCCCCCGTCCAACACCCCGCCCCCGGCAAAGCCGACAAAAACCGCAAGAAGACCAAGCATAAGCAGCAGCAGCCGAAAGCGCGCTTCAAATTCCACGAATACAAAGGCCCCCCGAATGCGCATAAAGCGCCTTCGCCCCCGGACTCGACCGAGACGCCGTACGAGCTGCTCCTCCAACAGCAGCAGCTGCTCCTGCAGTTGATGCCGGCGTCGCCGGCGCCGTCTTCCGCTTCCATCGCGTCGGATTCCTCGGACGCGTATTcggcgcccccgcccccgccgccgccgccgacgccgcTGCACGTTACGTTGCATCACGTGCCGACGCGGTACGAAGACATGAAGGTGTCCGACCTTCGGGCGGAATGCAAGCGACGGAACCTGCGCGTGTCCGGACCGAAGCCGCAGCTGATCAGCCGTTTGCGACCGTTCCTTCTGGAGAAGGGGGAGGAACCCCCGCGCTCGCCGGCGTCCGTCGCCTCGGTCGCCTCCGTCGCGTCGCCCGAGTCGCGCTCCGAGCCGGAGCCGGCGGAGGATATCGTGCAGTCCCAGCGGAGACAGATCGAGGAGCTCGAGCGGAAGCTGGAGGCGTCGCGCCAGCAGTTGGAAGCGGTGAGGCGCGAGGCGGCCGGCGCGGCCGCCAGCGACCAGAGCCGGAGGCTTCTCCAGGCGCACCTGTGCGTGACGCAGCTGCGCGCGCAGCTGGACGCGCTGCAGCAgccggccgcgcccgccgccgcgccgccgccggccgcgcccgccgcgccgccgccgcgctacGTGCTCGCCACGGCCGACGCCGCGCCCGACCGCCTCGTGCGTCTCTTCACCGTGGCGcagcccgccgccgccgacgcggTCGACCCGACCGCCGCCAAGACGGCCAACTACATCCTGAACGGCGTCAAGGTGGTCCCCATCGCGATATTACCCTCGCCGCATTACGAACCcgagcgcgccgccgcgccgcccccgccgccgcctccTCCGCCGATGCCGCTCCCGACGCTGCACGACCGCAACGAGGACATGGACGACGTCATCGAGCTGCTTGTGGAAAATGGCGAGCTCCCGCCTTCGGTGGTGGGCGCGGCGGAGGCCCAGCCGATGCGGACGGAGTTCTTGAGCGACAGCGCCGACGCGTTCTCGCCGGCCGAAGTTCTCGGAGACGGCCGGACGCGGGATTCGCTCGCCGCCGACGAGCTGCAGCGCGAGCTCAACGACATCCAGAACGAGATCATGAACCACGCCGATCTCCACGCCGTCAACGGCAACCGCTGCGACATAGACTCGACCACCGCCGACATCGACCCGGAACTCAACGTGGATTTACTGACGAACAACGATTTCCACCCGGACTTCAGCTCCGATCCCACGTCCGGCGACCACGACGACTTCTTCGGGCTGCTCTCCGGCGAGACGGACCACGCGGACGAAACCTCGCAGACCGCGATGGACATCGGCGAGGACCCGCCCGAGCGCATGGCGATGACCCCGCTCACCAACGGCGACATCCTCGACCACACGAGAGCCGGCTTCGAGGACATGGACGACCTGTCGCTGCCGTCCTTCCAGGAGGACATGATCCAGGAGCGGCCGTGCGAGTTCGACCTGAAGGAGTTCGGGATCGACATCGGGTCGAACATGACGGTGGACGGCGACGCGTACGACTACATGGACACGGAGCTGATCCCCAACCTGTTCGGGCGCGGGCACGTGCCGCAGCGCGACCCGCTGCTGGGCGCCGTGCTgtcgcggccgccgccgcgcccggcgcgcAAGCACTACTCGTGGGACCGCATCGAGTACGACGCCACCTGA